A single Curtobacterium sp. MCJR17_020 DNA region contains:
- a CDS encoding amino acid permease, protein MTAQNDTGVNRAPANDFSHEQEGYQHGLKPRQLQMIAIGGAIGTGLFLGAGGRLHTAGPALALTYLICGIFAFFILRALGELVLHRPSSGSFISYAREFYGEKFAYAAGWMYFLNWAMTSIVDTTAVAIYLQYWSAFTAAPQWLLALIALIVVLAANMVAVKVFGELEFWFALIKVAALVAFLVVAIIWLVFAFPVEAGGEAVRTGFSIWGDNGGLFPNGLLPAVIVIQGVVFAYAAIELVGTASGETQNTEKVIPRAINSVVFRIAVFYVGSIILLSLLLPYTAYKEGESPFVTFFSSLGNPQVGSIVGGIMNFVVLTAALSSLNAGLYSTGRALHSMGMNGSAPKWTTKMSKGGVPYAGILLTAGFTVAGVVLNYFVPSQAFEIALNIASLGIITAWGTIILCQMRLRSWAKQGLAKEPSFKLPGAPVTAWLTLAFLASVIVLMAIDYPVGTYTIASLVIVIPLLIVGWFLQRDRILRIASLRQGVTGPYPIGVRDPANQVRRDGEDGGEQKGSDDTV, encoded by the coding sequence ATGACAGCGCAGAACGACACGGGCGTGAACCGTGCTCCGGCGAACGACTTCTCGCACGAGCAAGAGGGCTACCAGCACGGTCTGAAGCCCCGGCAGCTGCAGATGATCGCGATCGGTGGGGCCATCGGTACCGGACTCTTCCTCGGTGCGGGTGGACGACTCCACACCGCGGGCCCTGCGCTCGCGCTGACCTACCTGATCTGCGGCATCTTCGCGTTCTTCATCCTGCGCGCCCTCGGCGAGCTCGTGCTGCACCGTCCGTCGTCGGGGTCGTTCATCTCCTACGCGCGTGAGTTCTACGGCGAGAAGTTCGCCTACGCCGCCGGCTGGATGTACTTCCTGAACTGGGCGATGACCTCGATCGTCGACACCACCGCTGTCGCGATCTACCTGCAGTACTGGTCCGCGTTCACCGCCGCACCGCAGTGGCTCCTTGCGTTGATCGCCCTGATCGTCGTGCTCGCCGCCAACATGGTCGCGGTCAAGGTGTTCGGCGAACTCGAGTTCTGGTTCGCGCTCATCAAGGTCGCGGCACTCGTCGCGTTCCTCGTCGTCGCGATCATCTGGCTCGTCTTCGCGTTCCCGGTCGAGGCCGGCGGCGAAGCCGTCCGCACGGGCTTCTCGATCTGGGGCGACAACGGCGGGCTGTTCCCGAACGGGCTGCTCCCCGCGGTCATCGTGATCCAGGGTGTCGTCTTCGCGTACGCGGCGATCGAGCTCGTCGGCACCGCGTCCGGTGAGACGCAGAACACCGAGAAGGTCATCCCCCGCGCCATCAACTCCGTCGTGTTCCGCATCGCGGTCTTCTACGTCGGGTCGATCATCTTGCTCTCCCTGCTCCTGCCGTACACGGCGTACAAGGAGGGCGAGAGCCCGTTCGTGACGTTCTTCTCGTCGCTCGGCAACCCGCAGGTCGGGTCGATCGTCGGCGGCATCATGAACTTCGTCGTGCTCACCGCGGCACTGTCCTCGCTCAACGCCGGCCTGTACTCGACCGGTCGCGCCCTGCACTCGATGGGCATGAACGGCTCGGCGCCGAAGTGGACCACCAAGATGTCGAAGGGCGGTGTGCCGTACGCCGGCATCCTGCTCACCGCCGGCTTCACCGTCGCCGGCGTCGTCCTGAACTACTTCGTGCCGAGCCAGGCGTTCGAGATCGCGCTGAACATCGCGAGCCTCGGCATCATCACGGCGTGGGGCACGATCATCCTCTGCCAGATGCGGCTCCGGTCGTGGGCGAAGCAGGGACTGGCGAAGGAGCCGTCCTTCAAGCTGCCGGGTGCCCCGGTGACCGCGTGGCTCACCCTGGCGTTCCTGGCGTCGGTCATCGTGCTGATGGCGATCGACTACCCCGTCGGCACCTACACGATCGCGTCCCTCGTCATCGTGATCCCGCTGCTCATCGTCGGCTGGTTCCTGCAGCGCGACCGCATCCTGCGCATCGCGTCGCTCCGACAGGGCGTCACCGGTCCGTACCCGATCGGCGTCCGCGACCCGGCGAACCAGGTCCGTCGCGACGGCGAGGACGGCGGCGAGCAAAAGGGGTCCGACGACACCGTCTGA
- a CDS encoding glycine betaine/L-proline ABC transporter ATP-binding protein encodes MFGRRPAEAVRRLAAGATRDEVREQGSAAVIDASFDVRPGEIFVVMGLSGSGKSTLIRMLNGLLEPTAGSVEIGGRTVTGATPKGIRDIRRSSVSMVFQHFALLPHRTVLENVAYGLEVNGVDKTTRLAKAREVIDLVGLDVWADAKPDELSGGMQQRVGIARALAAETDVLLMDEAFSALDPLIRREMQEQLVDLQQRLGKTIVFITHDLNEAMFLGDRIAVMRDGRIVQIGSPEDILTDPANDYVAQFVQDVDRARVLTAASVMEPARATVPLTVGPRGALRTMRDLQTAALFVTGRGRKLEGWVRDRHVMRQVKAGDTNLDAIVNTEYARVAPDTALTDLFELAVESPLPIAVVDDEQRLLGVVPRVTLLAALGNVPTATMPIPVLEPVTRISDSDMDSTLAEGDHA; translated from the coding sequence GTGTTCGGCCGCCGACCCGCCGAGGCCGTCCGCCGCCTCGCCGCCGGTGCCACCCGCGACGAGGTCCGCGAGCAGGGATCCGCTGCGGTCATCGACGCGTCCTTCGACGTCCGACCCGGCGAGATCTTCGTCGTCATGGGGCTGTCCGGCTCCGGCAAGTCGACCCTCATCCGGATGCTCAACGGCCTGCTCGAGCCCACCGCCGGCAGCGTCGAGATCGGCGGCCGCACGGTCACCGGCGCGACGCCGAAGGGGATCCGCGACATCCGCCGGTCCAGTGTGTCGATGGTGTTCCAGCACTTCGCCCTGCTGCCGCACCGCACCGTGCTCGAGAACGTCGCGTACGGCCTCGAGGTGAACGGTGTCGACAAGACGACGCGGCTCGCGAAGGCCCGCGAGGTCATCGACCTGGTCGGCCTGGACGTCTGGGCCGACGCGAAGCCCGACGAGCTGTCGGGCGGCATGCAGCAGCGCGTCGGCATCGCCCGTGCGCTCGCCGCCGAGACCGACGTCCTGCTCATGGACGAGGCGTTCAGCGCGCTCGACCCGCTCATCCGCCGCGAGATGCAGGAGCAGCTCGTCGACCTGCAGCAGCGGCTCGGCAAGACCATCGTCTTCATCACGCACGACCTCAACGAGGCGATGTTCCTCGGTGACCGGATCGCCGTGATGCGCGACGGCCGGATCGTGCAGATCGGGTCGCCGGAGGACATCCTGACCGACCCGGCGAACGACTACGTCGCCCAGTTCGTGCAGGACGTCGACCGCGCCCGCGTGCTCACCGCCGCGAGCGTCATGGAGCCGGCCCGCGCCACCGTCCCGCTCACGGTCGGTCCCCGTGGAGCGCTGCGCACCATGCGCGACCTGCAGACGGCCGCGCTCTTCGTCACCGGTCGTGGCCGCAAGCTCGAGGGCTGGGTCCGCGACCGCCACGTGATGCGCCAGGTCAAGGCCGGCGACACGAACCTCGACGCGATCGTGAACACCGAGTACGCCCGGGTCGCCCCCGACACGGCGCTGACCGACCTGTTCGAGCTCGCCGTCGAGTCGCCCCTGCCGATCGCCGTCGTCGACGACGAGCAGCGCCTGCTCGGCGTCGTCCCGCGCGTCACCCTGCTGGCGGCACTCGGCAACGTGCCGACCGCGACGATGCCGATCCCGGTGCTCGAACCGGTCACCCGCATCTCCGACTCCGACATGGACTCGACCCTCGCCGAAGGAGACCACGCATGA